CTCAGAGAGTTAGAGTTGTCCAAAATTTGGACTGCTCTATGCAAATTCTACATTACATTGCTGTTGAAAGTCATGGACAATGTTGGAAGTGTCCATGCCCACGGACAATTTGGTAATtttagccgaccccaagtgattaagacataaggctcggtttggtttggtttggatatCGGTGTGAAATGTGACTcctatttattttcaaatttacaaGCAAGAGATGAGATATGGGACACAGCAAAGTATTCCCCAGATGAAATACAGGAAGCTACTTTTCCGTTTTATCTTGAAGATTATAGAGGTGTCTGATCTAGCCTGAAAAACACAAGGGCAGCTTAAATCCTTGAACGCTTTTTCCTTTTAAAGTATTTGTCTGATTTTTGACATCGAAGTTTCCTTCCGAGAGGCTTGtgatttttatgtttgttttaataactcaagtgtccgaGTCAGCTTACGCGCATTTCGATTAATCATGAGACTTGTGATTTTTTTACGGTTTTGAAGGATCTTTGAAAGATCATTCACAACCATCTGATGCAGTAATATAAACAGGGATGAAGACTAAAATAATTGCTGGTTTGTTTGGCTCCACTATGGTTGCCTCGTGTGGCTGAAAACTTTTTGATAGTCGGAAACCTTATCCTGTATCTTTACTGCTTCACCATTCTTGGTAGGATGGTGTCAGTCCCACGATGCATTTTTGTTAGTTTCGCGACAAATTCCAGTCACACCAATGtgccctctctttctctctccaacatTGTCCAATCAACATAATTTTTATCTCATTCGCCAGTTATCGCATTCGGCCCAAAGAAACTCTAAAAAGCCGAAGCCCAATTTCCTCCCATGAGAGGGACAGGAGCcgaatcttttgttttttattaaattaaaaaaaaataaggataattttAGGACTATATAGTTTAATAATTAATTTACCCCATAATTGGTACGTTGGGTGGAGTGAAAGGAAACCCGAAAGGAACATCATCAGATCAGGTACACCGTCGGCAGCAACTAAACTCCAAACAGAAAAACAGTAATTTAAAACTGGGTCCCACAACGTCCCTTTCATTTTCTCCCGCTGTTTATATAAACGAGAGACGCAAGCTCGGGTCCTCCGCCTCCTGTGATCATCTGAGGTTACAGAGACGACTGTTGGTCCAAGTCCAGTggttttttattggtaaaaaaaatcccacaaaaatgGCCGGGGAACTGGAACAAGGCATGGAGAATTCATGCATTTACAAGAATCGTAACGAGCCCGTGGAGGCTAGAATCAAAGATTTGATCTCTCGAATGACCGTGGAAGAGAAGATTGGCCAGATGACTCAGATCGACCGAACAGTCGCTACTCCTTCCGTCGTCCACAAATTCTTCATCGgtcggtctctctctccctctccctctccaacaTAGTATCTAACTATGTATGTCTAGACCAATTTAGgagcatctcgattaatttacCAATTCCATTGCCAATTAGCAGGGCCCATAAAAATTGGTTTCAAACCTGAAACTAGGAGGAGAGAGCAAAATCTTAAGTTCGCTGGCCAACTCCTTGGTTACCAATATATCTACGATGTAAGCATGTATTTACTAGATGCCGGGCACAGGCACTGCGAGTGCAATTCATATTATGTCAAATAATGCAAAAGAGAAAGGCGCAAACCTGGTCTTAGTGACTAAGGATGAAACAGAATGGAATTCATCTTGATTGCGATTTGCAATTACATTGTAACGTAGAAGGGTCTGAGTCGAGATGCGCATAAGTTGGTCCAagcacctgagttatcaaaataacatacaaagggagtacacatatatacatgaagAATATTTCCGCAATTCCGcttgaccaaaacaaaaaatatatatacaagaagATGGAGACAGGGCATTAAATAAGTGTAGATAGAAGAGTGCTCTTTATGCAGTTAATGTGTAAACAAAAACTGCAAGTGCAAAATTTTGTAATTGATGATTGAGTTGGTGGGCTGTGAGCTCACCTCACTCCGATCAAGAATCTTTATGAGATTAGCGGGATGGATAGGACCGAGATCAATTCACAAAGTACAACTTTCTTGACGATAAATTTCAGAATTCAGAAGTTGATCGGATAGTATATGTGCTGCTTTTGTTGAGTATATTTGCACAGGGAGTGTACTGAGTGGTGGTGGAAGTATCCCGTTCGAGAAGGCACTGTCGTCAGATTGGGCGGACATGGTGGATGGATACCAGAAGGCAGCACTTGAGACTCGGCTTGGAATTCCGATTATGTATGGGATTGACGCTGTTCATGGAAACAACAATGTCTATGGTGCTACCATATTTCCTCAAAACATCGGCCTTGGAGCCACTAGGTTTGTTCATTATACCCTTTACTAGTTTACTTGTCATTGATGGTTTAGGACACAGAAGATGGCAAGGATGAGTCGATGTGCACATAAGCTGGTCCAGTCATCCTAAGAtattcaaaagtaaaaaaaaagagtcgaATGTTTGTGGATCGGAGTGTGGCACACTAATTGGGAACCTATCACAAACATGCTCACAATGGGTGAACCATGTCAGCGGTGGTATTGGGtgattgtgtgtgtatatatatttgattgTCTGCCATTGTATCCCTTAGTGTTTGTTAGGATCGTTCAAAACATTATTGATACAAGACGCTAATCTGTTGAAGAATGTGTAACAGAGATGCAGATTTGGCGTATAAAATTGGTGTGGCAACGGCTCTTGAAGTTAGGGCTAGTGGCATTCACTATGATTTTGCTCCCTGTGTTGCTGTAAGTGGTTCTAATTTCTTGGGTGTGACTCCTCTTGATTATCATTTTGCCTTtaatttgtttcaatttggttaCACTGACGCAAGTACTGATTACTCCCGATAGGCAGATAAGTTAGTAATTGTAAAATGAACCTTGGTAGAGGAAACTGTTCAGTTGTTTGCTGTGAGTAGCAAATAGTAAATCACAAAATAATGCAATTTCCAACTTTATGTTCAAGCCCATAGATCAATCTTTCCGAAAGTTAATGAGTTTGTGCTggttttgccgataaaaaaaaaaaaaaacgagtttGTGCTGGCTTGTAACATGTGTTCAAGTTGAAATGGTAGACTTAATTTCTAGTCCTCAATTTCTGGTGAAAGTTAGGTTATTGCAGAACTTGAGATTCCATACGTGGACAGGGCAAAACTCTGTGAAGAAACCTAATGCACACATCCAGGTCATAAGCTTTAGAAGACTTGGTTCAGAGGAATGATATGGTATCTAGCTAATTATAGAAAATATACTGGCTTTTTGCATGTTTGTATTTTCACCTGAAGTGACTTAATCTACATATATTCCAAATTTTAAAGATGACGCTATTTAGTCCCTCAAAAAATATTACAGTAATTGAAAAATTTTCGTTGGGATCCCATGTAGGTTATGTAAAATTTCATAGGCATTTATGGAAGTCAAGTCTTAACACTAATGTTTTGTATGTCCAGATTTGATGGCCTAATGCACTATGCTGGGTTTAATGTGGGAATTGTTTGAGTCCGACAATGTCTTATCAGCAACTCGTTGATGCTTTTATCATGGATTGTtaagtaaattttattaaatacgAACGCAATAAGATACTGCAGTGTCTTATCAGTTGCTTCGTTGACTATACCATGCGAACACTTTACATGTGTATGTGTGCTTAGTGCCTACTATATGACATTTAAGATTACGTCAGATCTCGTGTTGTGATGTAGTCCTCCATAAGATTTATTGCTGCCCTAACCATGTGAATGCCAGTAGATAGGAGTTCAGGCCATTTGGTGAAGATATTTACCACCCATTACATGGAATATGAAGGTTTCACCTGAACTGATTCTTAGGAAGAATTATCGATTTAACATTAAACTTGTGAGTTCTGTAGGAATCATAACACAAAATCCTGTGAATTAGATGGAATCAGACTACATTCAAAAAGCTTTTATGGGCTAAATGATTATGCTGTCATGGGAAaattatttgttatttttcttgtagtttttGTTCAATACCTCCTCTTGGAATTTGTCCCAccttggttaattatctcctccaaaactagtatatgggcctgggcagcctctccactctttgccaaatggtttggagttggatgctttaacatggtatcaaagctagggcTTCGTAGAATTTATTCCCCCTTATTTGTGTCATAAGTGCACaattgtttgttgtgatccaagtgttatggttcctttgtttacctctccacgtgcgagttgGGTGTCGCACATGCtggggagtgttgggatttgtcccacattggttaattatctcctccaaaactagtatatgagcctgggtggGCTCTCCattctttgccaattggtttggagttggatgctttaacacctCCTTTTGTCATCAATAATAGTTATCAAGTTAGTCATTTCATATATCTTGACAGGTAGCCGGAGATCCCAGATGGGGAAGAACCTATGAGAGTTATAGTGAAGATGTCGACATTGTTAGAAAGATGACTTCCATTGTATCAGGCTTGCAAGGTCAACCACCCAAAGGGCATCCAAATGGTTACCCTTTTGTTACTGGAAGGTACTGAAAAATCAATCAGTTATCTTTCTATTCACTCTACTCCCATGTTTCAGCTCGTTGCCCTTCAATCTAATGTTATTAGCTAATCATTCAAGCAAATCAGTTTTGTTTTCAAGATCACTTCACAGGCTTCTTAGCAAGATTGATACAAACTACAAAAGGCATTGGCATCTAGACTTGGGGTTTTTAACTGATGCACAATAACGTTCCCAACTCACTTTTTCCTCAAAATTTGGctgaaatttaattttggatGACCTGCTTTTATTTCTCGGATCATTGGATATCCATCAATAAGTATCCCTTTTGGCACGTTCCAGCTTCTATGCCCACTCACAATTTGGACCGAATCGTATATCTTATGTTTGTGTTGAATTGCTTACTTAAACCCATTGGAAGATGATTGCATTGATTGGCTTATTTGACCAGAAATAAAGTTGCTGCATGCGCCAAACATTTTGTTGGTGATGGAGGCACTCACAAAGGCATAAATGAGGGGAATACCATAACGTCTTATGAGGATTTGGAGAAGATCCACATGGCACCTTATCTGGACTGTATTTCTCAGGGAGTGTGCACGGTTATGGCATCATACTCCAGCTGGAATGGCGACAAAATGCACTCTCACCAATTTCTCCTAACTCAAGTTTTGAAAGATAAGCTTGGATTTAAGGTAACTAACTTTATCAAATAAGAATAAGATCTTATTTGTATTAAGTAGAAGAATCCATGCGTGGCCCTTTCTTTCAGTTTTATCCGTGtcaaagtatctatttttgGCATCTGATTTTAATGATTACCGTCATGCATCATTTTGCATTTTACAAGTCTGTACGACATACCtgcttgattatttaaatacaACTATTCCTAGTTCTAGATAGTTGTTTTTGCTTACATTTTCAGACAATGAAATACAGTTAGCTGCATCCATCTAATGCAATTGTTGCTACAGCAGAGTTCATTACATGTAGATCTATCTCAGTTTTATACATCTGCTGCAGGGTTTTGTGATTTCAGATTGGGAAGCACTTGAGAGGCTTTCTGATCCTTATGGCTCAAACTATCGTGCTTCCATTTCATCTACTGTCAATGCAGGAGTTGATATGGTAGTGATTAAACTTTAGTTCAGCATATACTAAGAGCTCCTTCACATACATCATGATTTGACGCCAAAAAATGCAGATAATGGTGCCTTTCAAATATGAAGTACTTCTAGCGGATTTAATGTCTCTGGTTGAATCGGGAGAGATACCGATGGCCAGGGTTGATGATGCTGTTGAAAGAATTCTGAGGGTGAAATTTGTTGCTGGTCTATTCGAATATCCCATGGCTGATCGGTCTTTGCTAGACACAGTCGGTTGCAAGGTAAGCTTGCAGAATTATGTGATTAGTGACCTCAAACAGACGTATGCTATTTTCCGTCTTTTGGTCATGGGGCAGGGTAACCTGGTTTTCTGTGATGTTTATATCAGTATCCAATTTTCTTAATTTCCTTCTATTCTCAGGCATTTTGCAAACTGTTAGTTGATAGACAACTAGATTTTATTGTCAGCTAAAGATTGTCCTCCATAAATGTTTTCCAGCTGCACAGAGAACTAGCACGTGAAGCAGTTCGCAAGTCCTTGGTACTGCTGAAGAATGGAAAGGATCCAAAGAAACCATTTCTTCCATTAGATAGGAATCCTAGAAAGATTCTTGTTGCCGGAACTCATGCTGATGATCTTGGATATCAGTGTGGAGGGTGGACAATTACTTGGGCTGGGACCAGTGGCAGAACTACCATTGGTATGTGCTTTCTATTGGCAGATATGGTGATTAGTGTCCTTATCGTCATAATATAAATGGTTGATAGATTATGAACACGTTTTCAGTAAGTGGTCATGGTGATCTTATTAAGtgcaaaaaagaagtaaaaaaaggGTGGAAAGCAGCAGCATAAACTTTCCTCAGTCCTGCCCACCTGCATGTTGTGTTTCTATATTGGTGGTTCAAGGTTAAGTGGTGTTGCTTCCTGTTTCTAGTTCAATTAGAAAGCATTTCTCTTCCATGCTTGCAGGTTATTGAAATGTGCTTAGTCAAATCT
The sequence above is a segment of the Rhododendron vialii isolate Sample 1 chromosome 13a, ASM3025357v1 genome. Coding sequences within it:
- the LOC131314347 gene encoding uncharacterized protein LOC131314347, with amino-acid sequence MAGELEQGMENSCIYKNRNEPVEARIKDLISRMTVEEKIGQMTQIDRTVATPSVVHKFFIGSVLSGGGSIPFEKALSSDWADMVDGYQKAALETRLGIPIMYGIDAVHGNNNVYGATIFPQNIGLGATRDADLAYKIGVATALEVRASGIHYDFAPCVAVAGDPRWGRTYESYSEDVDIVRKMTSIVSGLQGQPPKGHPNGYPFVTGRNKVAACAKHFVGDGGTHKGINEGNTITSYEDLEKIHMAPYLDCISQGVCTVMASYSSWNGDKMHSHQFLLTQVLKDKLGFKGFVISDWEALERLSDPYGSNYRASISSTVNAGVDMIMVPFKYEVLLADLMSLVESGEIPMARVDDAVERILRVKFVAGLFEYPMADRSLLDTVGCKLHRELAREAVRKSLVLLKNGKDPKKPFLPLDRNPRKILVAGTHADDLGYQCGGWTITWAGTSGRTTIGTTILDAVKEAVGDKTEVVFEQNPSPDTFAGQDISYAIVAVGEPPYAEGGGDDPNLIISFRGSEIVSSVADRVPTLAILISGRPLVIEPSLLEKVDALVAAWLPGSEGAGITDVILGDYEFQGRLPITWFKSVDQLPLRHGENSYDPLFPLGFGLTSKNMKISN